The sequence acacagaatgcgcTTTTCTGTTCCGGTGCGctactttttctttgtttttctttgtaaacATGCGCTAGATGGACGTATATGACCGTTGCGCTCACGTCTCGCGTCTTTTGTGGCGCCTCGCACATGAGTGACACATTTTTAAGACTCCGTGtcaagtttaaaaaattaaaaattttacaCGCAGTGgcgctcatcaatgtcagttccaaaacagtggaccaatcagaagaattCGGAGGCGGGGCAAGCGTTGTGAAGTTCTGTTTACAGTAGTGAGTTTGCATGGcaactgttttatttgttcGTTTTTGCCATTATTGCATCACGTGTCAAAAGCGCGTCTCGAGAGCTTCGCGTTGTGCACtgcacttttttaaaaaccattCCTGAGCGCTGCGTCTCACGTTTTTAGATGCAAAgatgcattctgtgtgaactaCTCCTTATTTTTATTCAAGATTACAaggaataatttaaaaaataatgacatgcacggataaatcatttagaggccgttcacacagaatgcgtttttctattccaatgcgctacttttccattgtttttctatgtaaacgtGCGCTAGATGGACGTATATGACCGTTACGCTCACATCTTGCGTCTTTTGCAGCGCCGCGCACATGAGCGCCGCGTTTTTAAGACGCTgtgtcaagttaaaaaaaaatcaacttttaCACACAGCACCAatcatcaatgtcagttccaaaacagtggaccaatcagaagaactcagaggcggggcaagcgttgtgagcttctgtttacagtaGCAAGTTGGCGTGGCAACTGTTTTATTTGATGGCAACATGGTGGAATAGTATCTATCTATTCTGCTGTTTGCTTATTTCTATTATTTACGTTATTGCCGTTATTGCATCATGTCTCAAAAGAGCGTCTCGAGACCCTCACGTTGTGCGCTGtgcttttttaaaaactattCCTAAGCACTGCGTCTCGAGTTTTTAGACCGCGAGATGCagtttttgctttgaaaaatgcGAGACGCAGGGAGTGAAATGGGGAAAAAACGCAATGTCTCaagatgcattttttaaaaagaggaACTGATTTTAACTCGAGTGCCGCGTTTTTTGAACGCCATGTCAAAAAGACGCAAGATGCCAGTGCAACGTCCATAGGgctcgttcacacagaacgtgtCTTTGCGTCTAAAAATGCAAAGCTTGCAACACTTGCCCCGCCTccgagttcttctgattggtccactgttttggaactgacattgatgatCGGCGCTATGTGTAAaagtttaaattttttaacttgACATGGCGTCTTAAAAACGTGGCGCTCATGTGCGCGGCGCTGCAAAAGACGTGAGATGCAATGGTCATATACGTCCGTCTAGcgcgtgtttacatagaaaaacaatagaaatgtagcgcattggaatggaaaacgtgaacggccccttagtctataataaacactgcaatattccataagaAAAAATACGAACATTCTGATTTCATggctatttgaatatatatgaaTGTAAAAGAGATGTCATTGTTAAACATCATGTGATGCAAAGTCTTCCATGGGATTGTGTGTCATCGCAGAGTTCAAGCTCAGAGAGGTTGCGTGTGGTTACTCTGTCAGATGGACAGTATGTTCTCAATCACAGTCAGCATCTGTTGATGTGGTTAAAAACGCTCAGATTAAGAGAAGTTGATTTGGTGAAGGTTACGCTGATGGTTCACCCTGTACAGTCAGCAGCTTCTTTCTTCTTTAACACTAATCCTCATATTATCACTAAAGTGATGCTCTGGAAGTGTTTAGCAAGTGTGGCAGAGACAAAGAAAGAGAGTCATATTTGCTATCAGAGTTTTATGTAAATGGAGGTTTAATGTAATCTCAACCACAGGGCTGTAAAAGCGTACTCTTCTGAATTGCTTCCACTAGGaacttattttgttattgatcTGTGCAGTAACTACTCATGCATATTTGCCTATTCCTTTTCTCTAAGGTTTCAGAGTTGAATTGTGGTGCGCTCTTAAAAATACTGAAGAACCTAATGAAACGTCAAACATTTTTACTCTCTAAAAAACCATATACAACACTTTACAGtcaaaaaaggttctttaaaaGAAGAGAAATGAACATAATCATGTACATTATGATTAATAATTTATCAGCTGCCTTTTCCAGTGACTTTAAGAGTAAAACAGAAcagaattattataataattcataaatgtaGAGAAAAGAGAATAACTTCATTACTGTCATACTCGTGTTTTCTTAGccacaaaataataaattattcagGCTAAAACTATTTAACGTGATTTGACTTGCAAATGAGTTCTTTCTAGACCGCCCTCGTCCCTCTGCGTCAACGCTGATTGGTCGCGCCAGACCTCATTAGCATGCGGTGGGCGTGTCCGCAGCGTATCAGTCAGATGAATGAGTAGAGCGCGTCAGTCGCGCATCGGGCAGCGAGTGAGAACTCAGCCGCTCACCGGCGCTCAGAATGCGGCTGCTACTTTGAACTCGTCCCGCTCCCGTTCCCTGTGACGCCAACACTGAACGGGAAACATGTGGAACACTAAAAGAGGAACCTGCCTTCGCAGCAGAGAAGAGTTATGGGTAAGTTTCTTACAATCATGGAAAACTGAATTATCATCTCTTAATAGTATATTTAATTTTCTTAATAATATCTTTAATCCAAGATTTTTATATAATCCAAATCcatccttatatatatatatatacattagtCTATGAATCAAAGGATGGATTTTACACTagttatatagatagatagatagatagatagatagatagatagatagatagatagatagatagatagatagatagatagatagatattgcAATCCCTTATAATAATCATAGTTTGTCAAAAAAACATGAGTTATTAGTTTAAACTGTGGTGTCATTACCAAATAAATTAAACAGAGAGAAAGATTTTAGAAGCATAGTGCACCGTTTGAAAGAggtttatatattaatatttgacCATAGTAAAATAACTATAGATATTATGACAGAAATTATGGTTATCATGGTAAATAAATTggtaaatattttgtcatatcaGTACAGTTTGATGTACATTTAGTCCAACCATCTCCACATGATCACCCTCACAAGTGTTAAACtgtgcataatgtataatttatcTGCTTTGctttcttatttttatgcatACTTTCCATTTGATTTTAAAGCATGAAGTTATTTACTTTACTTATATTTCTGTTGCATTCTAATAAATCGtttctgttgtttattttcaGGGTTTGTTCATTCTCCTCTTGTACACCAGTCCTCTGTCCTGCTCTTCAAATTTCAGTCACCTCATCTATAAGATAAAAGAAGGATTACCGAAAGGGACGCTCATAGGGGCTATCAGTGCGGACTTAAACTTGGATCTTTCCAGCGATCCCCCTCGCTTATTTAATCTGGAGCTAAAGACGGGCGGTCAGCAGTATGTGAGTCTGAACAACACGACGGGGGAGCTGTTCACATCTGCCGTGGAGATCGACAGAGAGGCTCTGTGCGCCGAGTCCCACGAGGGCCAGGGATGTGCAATCTTTCTGGATGTGTTAATCCTTCCTCAGCAGTACTTTCAGCTGGTTAAGATTAAGATCATCATCGAGGATGTTAACGATAACCGTCCACACTTCCCTGTTAACGAAATCACGATGTTCGTGCCGGAGAACGCACCGGTCAATGCAAGGTTCGCAGTGGAGCAATCAGCAGTGGATCCCGACATTGGGATTCACGGCGTTCAGACGTACTGGCTAGTTAACGACTATGGGGTTTTCACGTTAGACGTAGAGGAGAACGAAGGGGGAGAACTGACGCCCTTTCTCATCATTATCGAGTATCTTGATAGGGAGACTCAAGCGAAGTATGTGACTGAGATTATAGCCGAGGACGGAGGCTCTCCGCCGCTTTTGGGCACCGCCACTCTCACGATTATCATCACCGACGTCAACGACAATTGCCCCAAGTTTACAGAGTCACAAGTGAACGTTACCCTCTATGGGAACGCCACTAAGGGCATGCAGTTGGCTCGTCTACAAGCCTACGACCCGGACGAGGGGGTCAACGCTTTGATCACGTACACCTTCAGCGAACGCGTCTCCCAAGAAAGCAGAAACCTGTTTCATTTGGATACAATCACAGGGGTTCTTAAACTAGCAGGGAAGATAGACAACAATACCGGAAAGCTCTACAAACTAACCGTACTGGCCAATGGGCCGACATGTATTCCAGAGGTTGCAACGGTTACCGTTCACGTCATCAGACAGCTCTCCGGGCCTCCGGCGGTTATACCGCGTTATATCGCGTCTGAGAAGGACGGTGTTGTGAGTTTAAGCGAATCAGAGCCGCCGTTTTCACCCATTGCTTTTTTTACCATCAAAAACACTGAGCCACAACAGAAGATAGAGTGTCTTCTAGAAGGTACGGGTCCGTTTAGGCTTGTACCGTATGAGCGCTTCAGAAACGAGTACCTTCTTGAGACCACCGAGGTACTGGATTATGAGCAGCAACAGGATTATGAAATGGTTGTTGTGGTCCGTAATGCTCATGGATTAGTAGTTAATACCGTAGTGAAGATCCACGTGTTGGACGTTAACGACAACGCTCCGGTTTTCAAGCAGTCCTTCATTGACGTCACCGTTGAGGAGAACAACCCACCGAACACTTTCCTCGCTCAGCTTCAGGCGAGCGATGCGGACAGCGAAAGCAGAGGTGAGCTTTATTACCTACTCGGTGCCGACGCTCCCACCATTTTTGACTTGGATAGGTCAACCGGGGTGTTGACGGTGTCCACCTCTCTGGACCGCGAGGAGAAGGAGACGTACCGCTTCATGGTGCGCGCCGTAGACCGCGGGACGCCGAGAAAGGAGTCGATCGCCACTGTGGTTGTCACCGTGCGGGATCGCAATGACAACAGCCCTCGCTTCATCAACAAGGACTTCACCTTCTTTGTGCCAGAGAACTTCCCGGGATTCGGGGAGATAGGCGTGCTCACGGTCACGGATGCGGACGCCGGGGAGAACGGATGGGTGGCTTTGTCCATCCTCAATGGGAGTGACATCTTCGTAATCGACACCGGACGAGGAGCGTTGCGGGCCAAGACCTCTCTGGATCGGGAGCAGCAGGGGACGTACTATGTGTGGATCGAGGCTATCGACGGAGGCGAACCAGCTCTTTCTTGCATCACAATGGTGACCGTTCTCCTCCTAGATGTCAACGACAACCCTCCGACTGTTCTCTTCCCTCAGTCCAACCAGTCGTACATGCTGGTGCTTCCCAACACGCTTCCGGGAACGTCTATAACGGAGGTCTATGCGGTGGACCGGGACACCGGAATGAACGCTGTTATTGCTTACAGCATCATCAAGAGGACAGACGGCGAACCGGGATCGTTTGACATCGACCCATACACGGGAAACATAACCTTGAGGAAAGCCTTGAACAATCGAGGACTGTATAGTTTGTGGGTCAAAGTCAGGGATCACGGTCAACCAGAACTCTACTCTACTGTACTGGTCAACCTGTTTGTGAATGAAACAGTCAGCAATGAGACTCTCGTTCAGAGCTTGTTGCCCAGAGTGGTTGATATCGACCACGGCGAGGATCCTCCAGTTAAGGAAGGGAGGGAGGGTGATCGAGTGCCAAATCCGTGCCGTGAGTTGCAAGTGGTATTGCTTGCGCTGACGACTACCTGCCTCGGACTGTTTCTGACCGTTGTGTCATTGGTGACGTTCATTTGCTGCAAGAAAAGAAAGCCGAAAAAGAAGAGATTAGACATCGAGATTCCTTTAAAACTCAACCATGAAATGGTGGACAAGAACCCTATGGAGATTTCAAACATATGAAACTTGCCTGCTCTGCAAAAGACTGCCCAAATTATTCTGTTTACAATGTGTTTTGTGCATCTTAATATCTCTTTaagtataaaaaatgtatatattgtgCATACGGTATGTTTTATAACTATGATgaaacctatatatatatatatatattgacaaGATCACTGCAAAATTTGAAGATTTTGCTATTTGCATTCGCTGCCCAACATGCTTTTAATGTATCTTACAATGGTGCCCTCACCAGTGTGTTGTGTCAAATTGTCAAACCTCTTTTATATGCGTCTGTCTTTGAAGCCCAATGCAGTTATTTACAAGAACATGGTTCTCCCTATGGAAAGCTGTTCCCGTTCAGATGTTATGCTCCTCATGTTTGTCATCACCTTTCCAAAAGAGATGAGAAATCAATGATTTCTAAGTGAGTCGTTTGTGTTTtctagggatgcactgatatgaAAATTTcggccgataaccgataatatttgaaagccgataaccgataatatATTGGCAGAAgaatctaaatccaaatttttatgtactttttgagagcctgattacagaaacaaaagtttcaccattaaaagccaagtcccaaacacacaattataatgttctcattataattttatgtactCAATATGCtgcacttaactgtattttcctttttgaagtgattatTAATCATATTATGGTGGACAGTgcgcatctgaagtgtctcagctgtatgaaataatccattatttatcagctTTATTATATCGGCCAAATTTCCTTATcgataacaataaaaatgaacatatatcagcCGATATGGTGTccgatatatcgtgcatccctaATGTTTTGTGTAGGATACTATACTGATGTGCAATGAATCTCTTGAGCCCCAAAATGTCTTGGTTCCTCCAACTGATTTGTTCAGATTTGTTTGTGATAAATTTTTAACGTTTGTGGACTCAGCTCAAAACCTTTTTTCAAAGAAGCTAAAGCTACATTTCTCTGATCTTGTTTCTCTGATGTGCAAGCAAAGAATTCATGAACattaaagtgctttattttcttattaataGCTTTTTTCTTTCATGTATTAGTAACTAAACTGGTATTATGACTCAGCAGTATCTGCTCAAAAAAAGTTGATCCACATTTAAGCATCAATGCACACTGTCAGTTTGTCAAGATATTGTTCTTGGGAATCTAAATCGTTACGAGAACTCAAAAACCGTCTCAATGTTTGACTAGATTGCTGTTTACAAGTGCCTCTGTCTTGGAATGTGTACACATAGCATTGCGGTTTTCTTTGGAAAAGATATAAATCCAAAGGGTTATCGAGAAAACATCTTATAGGAAACCAAAATGCAAACTGACAAAATTCTGCTGCTGGTGATAAACAGTGAAAGAGATCTTGTgcgattacatttttaaaaaaatacacagaACTGTATTGTATAAGCTGAGGTCAAGAAATGTCATTTATAATGTCTTTGATGCAGCTAGAATTACGCTAAGGGCTGAAGTTGTGGTGTGTTTGACATCTCTCATCTACCTCTTTGTGTAGGACCAATGGGAAGGTTTCTCCAGTGTCCCGACCCATCACAGGGGTCAGATCAGGAGTTTGTGTTTA comes from Chanodichthys erythropterus isolate Z2021 chromosome 6, ASM2448905v1, whole genome shotgun sequence and encodes:
- the LOC137020926 gene encoding protocadherin-20 produces the protein MWNTKRGTCLRSREELWGLFILLLYTSPLSCSSNFSHLIYKIKEGLPKGTLIGAISADLNLDLSSDPPRLFNLELKTGGQQYVSLNNTTGELFTSAVEIDREALCAESHEGQGCAIFLDVLILPQQYFQLVKIKIIIEDVNDNRPHFPVNEITMFVPENAPVNARFAVEQSAVDPDIGIHGVQTYWLVNDYGVFTLDVEENEGGELTPFLIIIEYLDRETQAKYVTEIIAEDGGSPPLLGTATLTIIITDVNDNCPKFTESQVNVTLYGNATKGMQLARLQAYDPDEGVNALITYTFSERVSQESRNLFHLDTITGVLKLAGKIDNNTGKLYKLTVLANGPTCIPEVATVTVHVIRQLSGPPAVIPRYIASEKDGVVSLSESEPPFSPIAFFTIKNTEPQQKIECLLEGTGPFRLVPYERFRNEYLLETTEVLDYEQQQDYEMVVVVRNAHGLVVNTVVKIHVLDVNDNAPVFKQSFIDVTVEENNPPNTFLAQLQASDADSESRGELYYLLGADAPTIFDLDRSTGVLTVSTSLDREEKETYRFMVRAVDRGTPRKESIATVVVTVRDRNDNSPRFINKDFTFFVPENFPGFGEIGVLTVTDADAGENGWVALSILNGSDIFVIDTGRGALRAKTSLDREQQGTYYVWIEAIDGGEPALSCITMVTVLLLDVNDNPPTVLFPQSNQSYMLVLPNTLPGTSITEVYAVDRDTGMNAVIAYSIIKRTDGEPGSFDIDPYTGNITLRKALNNRGLYSLWVKVRDHGQPELYSTVLVNLFVNETVSNETLVQSLLPRVVDIDHGEDPPVKEGREGDRVPNPCRELQVVLLALTTTCLGLFLTVVSLVTFICCKKRKPKKKRLDIEIPLKLNHEMVDKNPMEISNI